The following are encoded in a window of Neomicrococcus lactis genomic DNA:
- the recO gene encoding DNA repair protein RecO: MSRNASFAARSYRTHGIVLRTYKLGEADRIIVMLSPEYGQIRAVAKGVRRTSSKLGATLEPFMLVDAQIVHGRTLDIITQAQLQRPYGQLIAADYTLFTTANVMAETAERLTQTDDESSAVQYRLFHGALAALSRNQHNPSRVLDSYLLRALAAEGWAPNFSECVKCGRPGPHASVNIVLGGSVCVDCKPSGSLSPGPSAVMLLAALLAGDWDLIDAADMADQRAASGIVTGYVQWHLERALTSMRHIERTT; the protein is encoded by the coding sequence ATGTCTCGCAACGCGTCCTTCGCGGCACGCTCTTATCGAACCCACGGGATTGTGCTTCGCACCTACAAGTTAGGCGAAGCTGATCGCATCATTGTGATGCTCAGTCCCGAGTATGGGCAGATTAGGGCCGTCGCGAAGGGCGTGCGGCGGACATCCTCCAAGCTGGGAGCAACGCTAGAACCGTTCATGCTGGTGGACGCGCAGATTGTGCATGGCCGGACACTGGATATCATCACTCAAGCGCAGCTTCAGCGGCCCTACGGTCAGTTGATAGCCGCGGATTACACTCTCTTTACGACGGCGAACGTCATGGCCGAGACCGCCGAGCGTCTGACCCAGACTGACGACGAATCCTCTGCGGTCCAGTACCGGCTCTTCCACGGCGCCTTGGCCGCCTTGTCTCGAAACCAGCACAATCCTTCACGCGTGTTGGACTCTTATCTTTTGCGTGCGCTTGCCGCCGAAGGCTGGGCGCCGAACTTCTCCGAATGCGTCAAGTGCGGACGCCCTGGACCGCATGCTTCCGTCAACATCGTGTTGGGCGGCAGCGTCTGTGTAGATTGCAAGCCATCCGGTTCGTTGTCTCCTGGTCCATCCGCGGTAATGCTGCTCGCGGCGCTCTTGGCCGGCGACTGGGATCTGATTGACGCAGCGGACATGGCTGACCAACGAGCTGCCTCCGGAATCGTCACAGGTTACGTACAATGGCACCTCGAACGCGCACTGACGTCGATGCGTCATATTGAAAGGACCACCTGA
- a CDS encoding isoprenyl transferase — translation MTGTYQAPYTHPSGATVPKMDPRFVPQHVAIVMDGNGRWANQRGLPRTEGHRAGEAALLDVMAGAVEMGIKYVSVYAFSTENWKRSPEEVRFLMGFSRDVLRRQRDTLNSWGVKIRWAGRKPRLWSSVVKELQDAEKLTANNTGTQLTMCVNYGGRAEIADAISKLAEDVKRGKLSPNGITERTLNRYLYAPEMPDVDLFLRTSGEQRTSNFLLWQSAYAEMVFMDVLWPDVDRTTLWAAVEQYAQRDRRYGGAVDQASQS, via the coding sequence GTGACCGGCACCTACCAAGCTCCTTATACGCATCCTTCGGGTGCGACGGTGCCGAAGATGGATCCACGCTTCGTACCTCAGCACGTGGCAATTGTTATGGACGGCAACGGTCGTTGGGCTAATCAGCGCGGCTTGCCACGCACCGAGGGTCACCGCGCCGGCGAGGCCGCTTTGCTCGACGTCATGGCCGGTGCCGTGGAAATGGGCATCAAGTATGTCTCCGTCTACGCGTTCTCCACCGAAAACTGGAAGCGCAGCCCTGAAGAAGTCCGTTTCCTCATGGGCTTCTCCCGAGACGTCTTGCGACGCCAGCGCGACACCTTGAATTCGTGGGGCGTCAAAATTCGATGGGCTGGTCGCAAGCCGCGCTTGTGGTCCAGCGTCGTCAAAGAACTGCAAGACGCTGAGAAGCTGACCGCAAACAACACCGGCACGCAGCTGACGATGTGCGTGAACTACGGCGGACGGGCCGAGATCGCCGATGCCATCTCCAAGCTGGCCGAAGACGTCAAACGTGGAAAGCTGTCTCCCAACGGCATCACCGAACGCACGCTAAACCGATACTTGTACGCGCCCGAAATGCCGGACGTCGATTTGTTCTTGCGAACCTCGGGGGAGCAGCGCACTTCCAACTTCCTGCTGTGGCAGTCGGCTTACGCCGAAATGGTGTTCATGGACGTGCTGTGGCCAGACGTTGACCGCACCACACTCTGGGCGGCCGTGGAACAGTACGCTCAGCGCGACCGTCGCTACGGCGGGGCCGTTGACCAGGCGAGCCAAAGCTAG
- a CDS encoding alpha/beta hydrolase, producing MSDSSDANSVPEEVVGGSFAADTLAGEWRPDILGEDFEYSSLHFQDDDEGPVSATIVRYRPDAPQETDSTRVQAVLYIHGWSDYFYHRRLAEYWHARGYHFFALDLRRFGRSLREWSTPGFITDLSEYDEDLSAAISAIRESLADQGSVEIVGMAHSTGGLVLSLFASRHPEIFKALILNSPWLEFYGSSPLRNTVASVLTPLARRNPRQLVKLPEVDHYWRSLSKEAEGEWDLHPLWRPRLAFPIRAGWLLAILNGHTLVSKGLNIEVPILALYAERSKLGLSFVPEMMSADSVLDVDVNLKRVLSLGRRVTVVRISDGMHDIFSSTALVRESAYEEITRWADGYLR from the coding sequence ATGTCAGATTCCAGTGATGCAAACTCCGTTCCTGAGGAGGTTGTCGGCGGAAGCTTTGCCGCAGACACTCTTGCGGGCGAATGGCGCCCCGATATTTTGGGTGAGGATTTTGAGTACAGTTCACTGCATTTTCAGGACGACGACGAAGGCCCGGTTTCCGCAACGATCGTCCGGTACCGTCCGGACGCACCGCAAGAGACGGACTCCACACGTGTACAGGCGGTTCTGTACATCCATGGATGGAGCGACTACTTCTACCACCGGCGGCTCGCCGAATACTGGCATGCGCGTGGCTATCACTTCTTCGCGCTGGACTTGCGCCGTTTTGGAAGGAGTCTGCGGGAGTGGTCCACGCCCGGCTTCATCACGGACCTCAGCGAGTACGACGAGGATCTGAGCGCAGCCATATCCGCCATTCGTGAGAGTCTCGCGGACCAAGGATCGGTGGAAATCGTTGGCATGGCGCATTCGACCGGTGGACTAGTGCTTTCGCTCTTTGCTTCGCGACATCCAGAGATCTTTAAAGCCTTGATCCTCAACTCGCCATGGCTCGAGTTCTATGGCTCCAGTCCCCTGCGAAACACTGTGGCCTCCGTGCTGACTCCCCTAGCGCGGAGGAATCCGCGGCAGCTCGTGAAACTTCCCGAAGTGGACCACTATTGGCGTTCCTTGAGTAAAGAAGCAGAAGGTGAATGGGACCTTCATCCACTTTGGCGACCGCGCTTGGCTTTCCCCATTCGAGCAGGGTGGCTCTTGGCGATTCTCAACGGGCACACGCTCGTCAGTAAAGGTCTCAATATTGAGGTGCCCATCTTGGCGCTCTACGCGGAGCGGTCCAAGCTGGGGCTCAGTTTTGTCCCCGAAATGATGTCAGCGGATTCGGTGCTGGATGTGGACGTGAACCTCAAACGGGTGCTCAGCCTCGGCCGCAGGGTGACGGTGGTGCGTATCTCTGACGGCATGCATGACATCTTCAGCTCAACCGCTCTCGTTCGAGAAAGCGCCTATGAAGAAATCACGAGGTGGGCGGACGGCTACCTACGCTAG
- a CDS encoding quinone-dependent dihydroorotate dehydrogenase, whose protein sequence is MRFYPTFFKVFFSGMDPEKAHHVGFSMVRAAEKAGASAVLRRLTSPDQSLERTVMGLRFPSPFGLAAGFDKEGHGTTALCDLGFGHIEVGTVTAIAQPGNPQPRLFRLVEDKAVINRMGFNNPGAVAVAPRIKESLKHLSRRFGGTRPIIGINIGKSKVVELEDAVEDYRQSTRTLAPLADYMVVNVSSPNTPGLRLLQSVESLRPILDAVREESSRSAGRHVPLLVKIAPDLADEDIADVARLATELELDGIIATNTTISREGLKKDAQEVAEIGAGGLSGEPLKARSLEVLKQLRAVLPRETTVVSVGGVTSAEDVIERLQAGANLVQGYTAFLYEGPFWAWRINAGLKKAQRTGRLNSNKAL, encoded by the coding sequence ATGCGTTTTTATCCCACGTTCTTCAAAGTTTTCTTTTCCGGCATGGATCCTGAAAAGGCTCACCACGTGGGATTCTCCATGGTCCGCGCAGCAGAGAAAGCTGGCGCTTCAGCAGTGCTGCGCCGCCTGACCTCACCAGACCAGTCCCTCGAGCGCACCGTCATGGGCCTGCGATTCCCGTCGCCTTTCGGGTTGGCCGCCGGCTTCGACAAAGAAGGACACGGAACCACCGCCTTGTGCGATCTCGGTTTCGGCCACATCGAGGTAGGCACCGTGACCGCTATTGCGCAGCCGGGTAACCCACAGCCACGACTCTTCCGCCTCGTCGAAGACAAAGCCGTCATAAACCGCATGGGTTTCAACAATCCAGGTGCCGTCGCTGTAGCCCCGCGCATCAAAGAGTCCCTCAAGCACCTCTCACGCCGTTTCGGGGGAACCCGCCCCATCATCGGCATCAACATTGGCAAGAGCAAGGTGGTGGAGCTCGAGGACGCCGTAGAAGATTACCGCCAGAGCACTCGCACTCTCGCTCCGCTCGCCGACTACATGGTGGTGAATGTTTCGTCGCCGAACACTCCCGGTCTTCGCCTCTTGCAGTCCGTGGAAAGCTTGCGTCCCATTCTCGATGCTGTGCGCGAGGAGTCTTCGCGCAGTGCCGGCCGACACGTCCCGCTGCTCGTGAAGATCGCTCCGGACCTGGCCGACGAAGACATTGCGGACGTCGCACGCTTGGCAACGGAGTTGGAGCTGGATGGCATCATCGCCACCAACACCACCATTTCTCGTGAAGGCCTGAAGAAGGACGCTCAAGAGGTAGCCGAAATCGGCGCCGGCGGACTCTCCGGTGAACCGTTGAAGGCCCGCTCGCTCGAAGTACTGAAGCAACTCCGCGCCGTTCTGCCACGTGAAACCACCGTTGTCTCGGTTGGTGGTGTCACGAGTGCAGAAGACGTGATTGAGCGCCTGCAGGCCGGCGCCAACTTGGTTCAGGGTTACACCGCGTTCCTCTACGAGGGTCCATTCTGGGCATGGCGCATCAACGCCGGACTCAAGAAGGCGCAGCGAACCGGACGTCTCAACAGCAACAAGGCGCTGTAG
- a CDS encoding DUF3043 domain-containing protein produces the protein MFGRKKNETDSPVTPEPVVTQRDAQAGKGAPTPKRSVQQAQNKRPLVPSDRKLSKEQRLKEREERQRQFRLANETADERYLLPKDRGEQRRFARAFVDARYMISEYLMFVLLAFIIVALVIQDINVQTYITLAMWAVLLITVVDTFIMTRKLKKRLIEKFGQVERGVLWYAATRGMQFRKLRLPKPQVARGEYPQ, from the coding sequence GTGTTTGGACGTAAGAAAAATGAGACCGATTCCCCTGTCACTCCTGAGCCGGTAGTCACGCAGCGTGACGCCCAGGCTGGAAAGGGTGCACCCACGCCTAAGCGCTCTGTGCAGCAGGCTCAAAACAAGCGTCCGCTGGTTCCAAGCGATCGCAAGCTCAGCAAAGAGCAGCGCCTCAAGGAACGCGAAGAGCGCCAGCGCCAGTTCCGCCTCGCGAACGAGACCGCCGACGAGCGTTACCTCTTGCCTAAGGACCGCGGCGAGCAGCGCCGTTTCGCGCGTGCTTTCGTTGACGCCCGCTACATGATTTCTGAGTACTTGATGTTCGTTCTCTTGGCGTTCATCATCGTTGCTTTGGTTATTCAGGACATCAACGTCCAGACCTACATCACGTTGGCTATGTGGGCTGTCTTGCTCATTACCGTGGTGGACACGTTCATCATGACCCGCAAGCTCAAGAAGCGCCTGATCGAGAAGTTCGGCCAGGTAGAGCGCGGCGTCCTCTGGTACGCGGCTACCCGCGGCATGCAGTTCCGCAAGCTCCGTTTGCCGAAGCCACAGGTTGCGCGCGGCGAATACCCTCAGTAA
- a CDS encoding dipeptidase, which produces MALNPVNPDTTVDIDAIRQIVSQNFPESLDQLIALARIPSVAWESFDASKVQESAEAVAALAKSVGFDDVRIATAPTDEGKQGYPAVLARKPAAEGKPTILLYAHHDVQPPGDRALWDSEPFEPELRGDRLFGRGAADDKAGVIAHISAVRALEVAMPGHGLGISLFIEGEEEAGSPSFRNFLEENRADLAADVIVVADSANWAVGTPALTTSLRGMVAGEFEIRVLEHAVHSGMFGGPVLDAPLLAARLVASLHDDDGNVAIKGLLSKEEADVDYDDAQFRSDSSVVSGYQLAGTGKLTDRLWNKPAISLIGLDMVSVAESANALIPSIRGKLSMRLAPGQDAAAAGAALKKHIESLDLRGAHVSFKLTEEGSSYFQDAENDAAARLMNDCLRDAWGTEPVNTGIGGSIPFIADLKELYPSAHILITGVEDPDSRAHSANESLHVPEFEKAIVAESLLLARLANNGLGE; this is translated from the coding sequence ATGGCATTGAATCCTGTTAACCCTGACACCACTGTAGATATTGACGCCATCCGTCAGATCGTGTCCCAAAATTTCCCTGAGAGCTTGGACCAGCTCATTGCGCTCGCGCGGATTCCGTCCGTCGCGTGGGAGTCTTTCGACGCTTCCAAGGTGCAAGAGAGCGCCGAGGCCGTTGCCGCCCTCGCGAAGTCCGTCGGCTTTGACGATGTCCGCATTGCGACGGCCCCTACTGACGAAGGCAAGCAGGGATACCCCGCAGTCCTCGCTCGCAAACCAGCCGCAGAGGGCAAGCCCACCATCCTGCTCTACGCGCACCACGACGTGCAGCCGCCGGGGGATCGCGCCCTCTGGGATTCCGAGCCCTTCGAGCCAGAACTCCGCGGTGATCGCTTGTTTGGTCGCGGCGCGGCTGATGACAAGGCCGGCGTCATTGCTCACATTTCTGCGGTGCGAGCGCTTGAAGTTGCGATGCCAGGCCACGGTCTGGGCATTTCACTCTTTATCGAGGGTGAAGAGGAAGCCGGCTCGCCGTCCTTCCGCAATTTCTTGGAGGAGAACCGCGCTGACCTCGCCGCTGACGTCATTGTGGTGGCCGACTCCGCGAACTGGGCCGTTGGAACGCCGGCACTGACCACCTCGCTGCGCGGAATGGTTGCCGGGGAGTTCGAGATCCGCGTCTTGGAGCACGCCGTGCACTCAGGCATGTTTGGCGGTCCCGTTTTGGACGCGCCGCTACTCGCCGCGCGTTTGGTTGCTTCCTTGCACGACGACGATGGCAACGTCGCGATTAAAGGCTTGCTTTCGAAGGAAGAAGCGGACGTTGATTACGACGACGCTCAGTTCCGTTCCGATTCATCCGTAGTGTCTGGCTATCAGTTGGCGGGCACCGGAAAGCTCACGGACCGCTTGTGGAATAAGCCAGCGATCTCTTTGATCGGCTTGGACATGGTGAGCGTCGCAGAATCAGCAAACGCATTGATTCCGAGCATTCGAGGCAAGCTCAGCATGCGCCTTGCCCCCGGCCAGGATGCCGCCGCAGCTGGCGCCGCATTGAAGAAGCACATTGAGTCCTTGGATCTGCGCGGCGCTCACGTGTCGTTCAAGCTGACGGAAGAGGGCAGCTCCTACTTCCAGGACGCAGAGAACGACGCCGCAGCTCGCCTCATGAACGACTGCTTGCGGGACGCTTGGGGAACCGAGCCCGTGAACACGGGTATTGGCGGAAGCATCCCGTTCATCGCGGACCTCAAGGAACTGTACCCGTCGGCGCACATTCTGATCACGGGCGTTGAAGATCCGGACTCGCGTGCCCACAGCGCTAACGAGTCGTTGCACGTTCCGGAGTTTGAGAAGGCGATCGTCGCGGAATCACTCTTGCTGGCGCGTTTGGCCAACAACGGTCTCGGCGAATAG
- a CDS encoding HesB/IscA family protein: MSTVTNDVQASAEEMPTHEVQLSEVAADKVRSLLEQEGRTDLRLRVAVQPGGCSGLIYELYFDERVLDGDAVRDFDGVEVIVDKMSVPYLNGSSIDFEDTISKQGFTIDNPNAGGSCACGDSFH; encoded by the coding sequence ATGAGTACTGTCACCAACGATGTTCAGGCCTCCGCTGAGGAGATGCCAACTCACGAAGTACAGCTCTCCGAGGTAGCAGCTGACAAGGTACGTAGCTTGCTCGAGCAGGAAGGTCGCACTGACCTCCGCTTGCGTGTAGCTGTTCAGCCTGGCGGCTGCTCTGGCTTGATCTACGAGCTGTACTTTGACGAGCGCGTCTTGGATGGCGACGCCGTTCGCGACTTCGATGGCGTAGAAGTCATCGTGGACAAGATGAGCGTTCCGTACCTCAACGGCTCATCTATTGATTTTGAGGACACGATCAGCAAGCAGGGTTTCACGATTGATAACCCGAACGCAGGCGGATCGTGCGCTTGTGGTGACTCATTCCACTAA
- the coxB gene encoding cytochrome c oxidase subunit II — protein MSSQDRTGSRRTVAKVTAIAAAGTLLLTGCSEEVQRGWLPNVVKDTTNHTGAIQELWVNSWIASLIIGLLTWGLMLWCIIAYRRRKGDEGYPRQLSYNLPMEIFYTAVPIVIILAFYSFSNSVQHKIDAPVDSPLVIDVRAKQWAWDFNYKYEGEEKYFAGVQAHLDGTEGTKEKLPTLYLPVNVPVTFELNSRDVIHSFWIPAFLQKLDMIPGKTNHIYLTPQTEGTFDGKCAELCGEYHSEMLFNVKVVSEEEFKQYLATLPDGQIGEEYDRKPDVVNSTTQGEGE, from the coding sequence GTGAGTTCGCAAGATCGAACCGGTAGCCGCCGGACGGTAGCAAAGGTCACCGCCATTGCCGCCGCGGGCACGCTGCTGTTGACGGGTTGTTCGGAAGAAGTTCAGCGAGGCTGGCTTCCGAACGTCGTAAAGGACACCACAAACCACACTGGAGCAATTCAAGAGTTATGGGTTAACTCATGGATCGCGTCTTTGATCATCGGTTTGCTCACTTGGGGTTTGATGCTCTGGTGCATCATCGCCTACCGTCGCCGTAAGGGTGACGAAGGCTACCCACGCCAGTTGAGCTACAACCTGCCAATGGAAATCTTCTACACGGCAGTTCCGATCGTCATCATTCTTGCTTTCTACAGCTTCTCCAACTCGGTTCAGCACAAGATTGACGCTCCTGTTGACTCGCCGCTCGTCATCGACGTTCGTGCAAAGCAGTGGGCTTGGGACTTCAACTACAAGTACGAAGGCGAAGAGAAGTACTTCGCTGGCGTACAGGCACACTTGGATGGCACTGAAGGCACCAAGGAAAAGCTCCCAACCTTGTACTTGCCAGTGAACGTCCCAGTGACTTTCGAGTTGAACTCGCGCGACGTCATTCATTCTTTCTGGATCCCGGCCTTCTTGCAGAAGCTCGACATGATCCCAGGCAAGACCAACCACATCTACCTCACTCCTCAGACCGAGGGTACGTTCGACGGTAAGTGTGCAGAGCTTTGCGGTGAATACCACTCGGAAATGCTTTTCAACGTCAAGGTTGTCTCTGAAGAAGAGTTCAAGCAGTACTTGGCAACGCTTCCTGACGGACAGATCGGTGAGGAATACGACCGTAAGCCGGACGTCGTCAACAGCACTACCCAAGGCGAAGGGGAGTAG
- the ctaD gene encoding cytochrome c oxidase subunit I, translating into MTTYEYATDEAKAISPRVVPVSKGRIVVDWITTTDHKKIGYLYLITSFLFFCIGGVMALMIRAELWEPGMQILQTKEQYNQLFTMHGTIMLLMFATPLFSGFANVLMPLQIGAPDVAFPRLNALAYWLYLFGSVIAVAGYITPQGAASFGWFAYAPLASTTFSPGVGGDLWVFGLALSGFGTILGSVNFITTIITMRAPGLTMWRMSIFTWNTLITAFLIIMIFPPFAAALFALGADRRFGAHVFDPEHGGPILWQHLFWFFGHPEVYVLALPFFGVVSEIFPVFSRKPIFGYKGLIFATISIAALSVSVWAHHMYVTGAVLLPFFGFMTMLIAVPTGVKFFNWIGTMWRGSITFETPMLWSIGFLVTFLFGGLTGITLSAPPLDFHVSDTYFVVAHFHYVVFGTVVFAMFAGFYFWWPKWTGKMLNERLGKIHFWLLFIGFHMTFLIQHWLGVIGMPRRYADYMVEDNFTAMNQVSTVGSMILALSMVPFFWNVYTTARNGRKIEVDDPWGFGASLEWATSCPPPRHNFHSIPRIRSERPALDLHHPELSAFRSTPTNPAAKIFGPADQGDKR; encoded by the coding sequence ATGACTACTTACGAATACGCCACGGATGAAGCGAAGGCCATCTCGCCTCGCGTTGTCCCGGTGTCGAAGGGTCGTATCGTCGTTGACTGGATCACGACGACAGACCACAAGAAGATCGGTTACCTCTACCTGATCACCTCGTTCTTGTTCTTCTGCATCGGCGGTGTCATGGCTCTCATGATCCGTGCCGAGCTGTGGGAACCAGGAATGCAGATCCTTCAGACGAAGGAACAGTACAACCAGCTCTTTACGATGCACGGCACGATCATGTTGCTCATGTTCGCAACGCCATTGTTCTCGGGCTTTGCCAACGTTTTGATGCCACTTCAGATTGGTGCTCCTGACGTTGCGTTCCCACGTTTGAACGCTTTGGCCTACTGGCTGTACTTGTTCGGCTCTGTTATTGCAGTCGCCGGCTACATCACCCCCCAGGGTGCTGCATCGTTCGGTTGGTTCGCATACGCACCGCTTGCCTCCACCACCTTCAGCCCTGGCGTGGGTGGCGACCTCTGGGTCTTCGGTCTGGCACTGTCCGGTTTCGGTACCATCCTTGGTTCCGTCAACTTCATCACCACGATCATCACGATGCGCGCTCCTGGCCTGACCATGTGGCGTATGAGCATCTTCACGTGGAACACGCTCATCACGGCATTCTTGATCATCATGATCTTCCCGCCGTTTGCTGCTGCACTGTTCGCGCTAGGTGCTGATCGCCGCTTCGGCGCACACGTCTTCGACCCTGAGCACGGCGGTCCAATCCTCTGGCAGCACTTGTTCTGGTTCTTCGGTCACCCCGAGGTTTACGTGTTGGCCCTGCCGTTCTTCGGTGTGGTTTCTGAAATCTTCCCGGTCTTCTCTCGTAAGCCAATCTTCGGCTACAAGGGTCTGATCTTCGCGACGATTTCCATCGCTGCACTGTCCGTATCCGTATGGGCACACCACATGTACGTCACCGGCGCCGTCTTGCTTCCGTTCTTCGGATTCATGACGATGCTCATCGCAGTTCCAACCGGTGTGAAGTTCTTCAACTGGATCGGCACCATGTGGCGAGGATCCATCACCTTCGAAACGCCAATGCTTTGGTCGATCGGCTTCTTGGTGACCTTCCTCTTCGGTGGTCTGACCGGTATCACGCTCTCGGCTCCGCCACTCGACTTCCATGTCTCTGACACCTACTTCGTGGTTGCACACTTCCACTACGTGGTCTTCGGTACCGTGGTCTTCGCAATGTTCGCTGGCTTCTACTTCTGGTGGCCAAAGTGGACGGGCAAGATGCTCAACGAGCGCCTTGGCAAGATCCACTTCTGGCTCTTGTTCATCGGCTTCCACATGACGTTCCTCATCCAGCACTGGTTGGGCGTTATCGGTATGCCACGTCGCTACGCCGACTACATGGTTGAAGACAACTTCACGGCAATGAACCAGGTTTCCACGGTGGGCTCCATGATCTTGGCGCTCTCCATGGTTCCGTTCTTCTGGAACGTCTACACCACGGCTCGCAATGGTCGGAAGATCGAAGTTGATGATCCATGGGGCTTCGGTGCCTCGCTGGAATGGGCAACGTCTTGCCCTCCACCACGTCACAACTTCCACTCCATCCCACGCATCCGCTCAGAGCGTCCTGCGTTGGATCTGCACCATCCTGAGTTGTCGGCTTTCCGTTCGACTCCAACGAACCCCGCCGCGAAGATCTTCGGCCCAGCTGATCAGGGAGACAAGCGCTAA
- a CDS encoding cytochrome c oxidase subunit 4 — MKVETGIFLGGALFFLPIGIVYGFLTDFKEWVGFPAILMVSIMSAFIGFYLYKTAKSVGMRPEDRADGEIHENSGIVGAFSPWSWWPIALAGGAAIGFLGLAVGWWILFIGAGFSAIGLVGWVYEYSRGDHAH, encoded by the coding sequence ATGAAAGTTGAAACTGGCATCTTTTTGGGTGGAGCCCTCTTCTTCCTTCCGATCGGAATCGTTTACGGTTTCTTGACGGACTTCAAGGAATGGGTTGGCTTCCCGGCCATCTTGATGGTCTCGATCATGTCGGCCTTCATCGGCTTCTACTTGTACAAGACCGCCAAGAGCGTCGGAATGCGTCCAGAGGACCGCGCTGACGGCGAGATTCACGAGAATTCGGGAATCGTCGGCGCGTTCAGCCCTTGGAGCTGGTGGCCAATCGCCCTCGCCGGCGGTGCAGCTATCGGATTCCTCGGATTGGCAGTTGGCTGGTGGATTCTCTTCATCGGCGCTGGCTTCTCGGCGATCGGTCTTGTCGGCTGGGTTTACGAATACAGCCGCGGAGATCACGCACACTAA
- a CDS encoding GntR family transcriptional regulator, whose product MPSSMPKYQRIRLELKQMAEERATSRDPIPSERDLSVHFAAARMTVRRAIDSLVEEGVLERVVGVGTFVSRPKVDLHARLTSYSEEMQRRGMVPTARVLHFDERSANTVLAREIELTEGEPVIRLQRLLLADGEPMSLDENYLPAKYVPGILDEPPPSSLYNLLEVRYGIVMQWGEDQVEATAATPSEARLLGIDVGMPLMRIQRHAFVGQRLMDYSVSLYRADRYKLWVPLERVRTSTRRPAASRDL is encoded by the coding sequence ATGCCATCCTCAATGCCGAAGTATCAACGTATTCGCCTTGAGCTCAAGCAGATGGCCGAGGAGCGCGCTACAAGTCGCGATCCCATTCCCAGCGAGCGTGATCTCAGCGTTCACTTTGCTGCAGCCCGTATGACCGTCCGCCGAGCTATTGACTCACTTGTTGAAGAAGGCGTCTTGGAACGTGTGGTAGGCGTTGGCACGTTCGTCTCCAGACCGAAGGTCGATCTACACGCGCGACTGACCTCGTACTCCGAAGAAATGCAACGACGTGGCATGGTGCCCACGGCTCGAGTGCTCCATTTCGACGAACGGTCCGCAAACACGGTTCTAGCGCGCGAAATAGAACTCACCGAGGGTGAACCCGTAATTCGCCTCCAGCGCCTTCTACTGGCCGATGGAGAGCCTATGAGCCTCGACGAGAACTATCTGCCGGCCAAGTACGTGCCGGGGATCCTCGATGAGCCTCCACCGTCGTCCCTCTATAACCTGCTGGAGGTCCGCTACGGCATTGTTATGCAGTGGGGTGAGGATCAGGTCGAGGCGACCGCTGCAACGCCCTCAGAGGCGCGTTTGCTGGGTATCGACGTAGGCATGCCACTCATGCGCATTCAACGCCATGCATTCGTGGGCCAACGGCTCATGGACTATTCCGTATCGCTGTACCGGGCTGACCGCTACAAGCTCTGGGTGCCACTCGAGCGCGTGAGGACAAGCACGCGGCGGCCTGCAGCCAGCCGCGATCTGTAA
- a CDS encoding recombinase family protein has product MSETRAGNQRRQTMQHRYYRHMLIGYARVSTADQNPDHQTDALARAGVDPANIYLDHASGAKASRPELDKALASANRAGDQLVITRLDRLGRSVLHLVTLGAALRERGVGLRVLEQGIDTTTAEGRAMFGMLSVLAELQRELIVANTRDGLAAARARGRTGGRRPKLTPDQAHHAQQLYDAGTHTVQRIADLLQVPRSTIYGHLDKASIGRRPTAKATLEA; this is encoded by the coding sequence ATGTCTGAAACCCGTGCCGGAAATCAACGTCGTCAAACCATGCAGCACCGGTATTATCGACACATGTTGATCGGATACGCGCGGGTCTCCACCGCCGACCAAAACCCTGACCACCAAACGGATGCCCTGGCCCGCGCCGGCGTCGACCCGGCAAACATCTACCTCGACCATGCCAGCGGTGCCAAGGCCAGCAGGCCCGAGCTCGACAAGGCCCTCGCCTCGGCCAACCGCGCAGGCGACCAGCTGGTCATCACCCGCCTGGACAGGCTCGGACGCTCGGTGCTCCACCTGGTGACCCTCGGTGCGGCCCTCCGCGAGCGTGGTGTGGGATTACGTGTCCTTGAGCAGGGCATCGACACCACGACCGCGGAAGGACGTGCGATGTTCGGAATGCTCTCAGTCCTGGCCGAACTGCAACGAGAACTCATCGTCGCCAACACCCGCGACGGACTCGCCGCCGCCCGCGCCCGCGGGCGAACAGGAGGAAGACGCCCGAAACTCACCCCCGACCAGGCCCACCACGCCCAGCAGCTCTACGACGCGGGGACCCATACGGTCCAACGCATCGCCGACCTCCTCCAGGTCCCGCGCTCCACCATCTACGGGCACCTCGACAAGGCAAGCATCGGACGGCGCCCCACCGCCAAAGCGACCCTGGAGGCTTAG